The sequence below is a genomic window from Dyadobacter chenwenxiniae.
ACGCATCATGTGTTCGATATGATTATTCTGGATCTGATGCTGCCTGTGATCAATGGTATGGAGGTTTGCCGAAAAATTCGCAGCGAAGGCCTCGCGACCCCCATCCTCATGCTCACTGCGCTTGGAACAACTGAAAATATTGTGTCTGGCCTGGATGCGGGCGCGGACGATTACATGACGAAGCCATTCAAACTGGCCGAGCTTGAAGCCCGGATCCGCACGCTTACCAGACGCGGAAAAGAAGTTGAAAAGGAAAATAACGGCATAACATTGAAAATTGCAGACCTTGTTTTGAATACTGAAACCAAGATCGTGCAAAGAAATGGGCAGACCATTGACCTCACCGCCACAGAATTCCGCTTGCTGGAATTTTTGATCCATAATCGAAATAAAGTGCTGAACAGAATGGAAATCCTGGAAAATGTATGGGACATTAACTTCAATCTCGGCACCAATGTAGTGGACGTTTATATCAATTATCTGCGCAAAAAAGTGGATAAGAATCAAAAAAATAAGCTGATACACACCGTTTTCGGCATGGGATACGTGATGCGACAGACTTATGAAGATCCAAACTAAAATTGCCCTTATTTTTACGATGCTCACGTCCGGCATCATTGTGGCGCTGAGTATATTCATTTACACTTTTGGGTCAGAAAGTGTCTCTAATAGCTTTTACCACCGGTTGGAGGTCAGGTCGGACATCATCGGACATGCGGCATTGCAGGAAAGCAAATCCACCACTTCTATATATTACGACATCAAGGAAAGACACTTGGGTGACTTGCCGTTTGAGCAGCACCACATTATTAAAAACGGCGAGGTCGATAAGGCAAAAAGACTGAAAGAACAATTGCCTATGCCTCCTTCTTTTTACGACAATATCGTCCGGAAAGAACCAGCCCGCTTCTTTAAAAACGACACTTCCTATGTCGGGCTGAACATTAGCCAGGGAGGGAAAATGATCATTGTCCTGTCGTCCGCAGTGGACCTTTATGGTTTGGAAGAGATAGAGAACCTGAAAAAACTGCTTACTGTGGGCTTTTTTATTTCAATGATCTTTGTTTTCACATTTGGAAAACTCTTTTCCACACAAGTTTTCAATCCAATCAGGCGCATTGTTAGCAATGTAAAGGGGATCAGCGCACATAATCTGCATCAGCGTCTGGAAGTTGCGGGCAGCAAAGACGAGATCGACGACCTTACACACACGTTCAATGACATGCTGAACCGTCTTGAAATTACATTTGAAATACAAAACAATTTCGTCAGCAATGCCTCTCACGAGTTTAAAACACCGCTTACAGTGATCAGCGGCGAAGCGCAGCTTGGCCTTTCACAAGAAGGAATCCCAGAAGCTGCAAAGGTTGCTTTTGAGGCCATTTACAGGGAAGCCGGAAAACTGGAACATCTGGCAAACAGCATGTTAAAGCTTGCTCAGACTGGTTTCGACGGCACAAAAGAGCAATGGTCGTCTATTCGCGTGGACGAGCTTGTGTTGTCTGTCAAAGAGGCTGTTGACAAGATTATTCCAGATAATAAGGTTGAGATCAATTTTAATCACCTGCCCGAGGACGAGGCCAAGCTAACCATTAACGGAAATCAGACATTATTAACAGCCGCATTGTCCAACATCGTGCTTAACAGCTGCAAATACTCTGATAATAAGCCTGTTAACATCATAATTTCTGCTGATAAAAACAATTCCATCGTGGAGATAGTGGATGTAGGAATCGGCATTCCGGATCGTGAGATTGCGCAAATTTATGTTCCGTTTTTCAGGGCTTCCAATACGGAACGCTATAAAGGTTACGGGATTGGCCTTCCGCTAGCCAATAACATTATAAAAAAGCATAATGGCACGATAGCCGTTAATAGCCAGGTGGGAATGGGAACGAGCTTTAAAATATTCCTGCCCTTCACAAAAACCAAGCTCTAATTCAATTTTAATAATCTAATCCGGTTCTAATAACTCTCTCATTGTATTATAACACCGCTTTTAGCTGGTGCTAACAACCTCGCCGTAACATTGCATTATCAATTTAATTAATGCATTTGTCAACAAAAAGCGAGAACATATGAAGACTGTTATTATCCCGGCCGATTTTTCCCCTGAGAGCTTGCAGCTTGCGCATATCCTGGCCCGAAACGCGCAGGAAAAATTCTCGATCGTCTTCACCCACCTCT
It includes:
- a CDS encoding response regulator transcription factor gives rise to the protein MKLLLIEDEPSVISLIQRSLSASGHEITVAMDGKSGLEMATHHVFDMIILDLMLPVINGMEVCRKIRSEGLATPILMLTALGTTENIVSGLDAGADDYMTKPFKLAELEARIRTLTRRGKEVEKENNGITLKIADLVLNTETKIVQRNGQTIDLTATEFRLLEFLIHNRNKVLNRMEILENVWDINFNLGTNVVDVYINYLRKKVDKNQKNKLIHTVFGMGYVMRQTYEDPN
- a CDS encoding sensor histidine kinase; translated protein: MKIQTKIALIFTMLTSGIIVALSIFIYTFGSESVSNSFYHRLEVRSDIIGHAALQESKSTTSIYYDIKERHLGDLPFEQHHIIKNGEVDKAKRLKEQLPMPPSFYDNIVRKEPARFFKNDTSYVGLNISQGGKMIIVLSSAVDLYGLEEIENLKKLLTVGFFISMIFVFTFGKLFSTQVFNPIRRIVSNVKGISAHNLHQRLEVAGSKDEIDDLTHTFNDMLNRLEITFEIQNNFVSNASHEFKTPLTVISGEAQLGLSQEGIPEAAKVAFEAIYREAGKLEHLANSMLKLAQTGFDGTKEQWSSIRVDELVLSVKEAVDKIIPDNKVEINFNHLPEDEAKLTINGNQTLLTAALSNIVLNSCKYSDNKPVNIIISADKNNSIVEIVDVGIGIPDREIAQIYVPFFRASNTERYKGYGIGLPLANNIIKKHNGTIAVNSQVGMGTSFKIFLPFTKTKL